The proteins below are encoded in one region of bacterium:
- the lpxA gene encoding acyl-ACP--UDP-N-acetylglucosamine O-acyltransferase, translating to MANIHPTAVVSPRAEIADSVVIEPYSVIDDDVIIGEGCQISTNVRIHAGTRLGKGVRIFHGAAIGGEPQDLKFGGERTELFIGDNTVIREFVTLSRGTKATGKTVIGSNCLLMAYAHVAHDCVIGDNVILVNCVELAGHVEVEEYAIIGGVVPVHQFVRIGRHSMIGGGVRVPKDVPPFILAGGQPVRYFGLNSVGLRRRGFASETRNALKKCYQVLFQSELNRVQAVEKISAEYGSIPEVQQVLEFISKSKRGLLPGNRVVGTEEEL from the coding sequence ATGGCGAACATTCATCCTACGGCAGTTGTGTCCCCGCGCGCCGAAATCGCGGACAGTGTGGTGATCGAGCCGTACAGTGTAATTGATGATGACGTGATTATCGGTGAAGGGTGCCAGATCAGCACCAACGTCCGTATTCACGCGGGAACGCGTCTCGGCAAAGGCGTACGCATTTTTCACGGCGCAGCTATTGGCGGCGAACCGCAAGATCTGAAATTCGGCGGCGAACGCACCGAGCTGTTTATAGGGGATAATACGGTAATCCGCGAGTTTGTAACGCTTAGCCGCGGCACCAAGGCGACAGGCAAGACCGTCATCGGCAGCAATTGTCTGTTGATGGCTTATGCTCACGTGGCTCATGACTGTGTCATCGGCGACAACGTGATCCTTGTCAATTGCGTTGAACTTGCGGGCCACGTGGAAGTGGAAGAATACGCGATTATCGGCGGCGTGGTGCCGGTGCATCAGTTCGTGCGCATCGGACGGCATTCAATGATCGGCGGCGGAGTGCGCGTGCCCAAGGACGTGCCGCCGTTCATTCTCGCCGGCGGGCAGCCGGTGCGCTATTTCGGTTTGAATTCCGTAGGGTTGCGCCGGCGCGGCTTTGCATCCGAAACGCGGAATGCGCTGAAGAAATGCTACCAGGTGCTGTTTCAGTCCGAACTGAACCGTGTGCAGGCTGTGGAGAAAATCAGCGCCGAATATGGCAGCATCCCCGAGGTGCAGCAGGTGTTGGAATTCATCTCGAAATCCAAGCGTGGGCTGTTGCCGGGCAATCGCGTGGTGGGAACAGAGGAAGAACTGTGA
- a CDS encoding bifunctional UDP-3-O-[3-hydroxymyristoyl] N-acetylglucosamine deacetylase/3-hydroxyacyl-ACP dehydratase, translating to MTDRQRTIARPAHLTGTGLHTGHPVHLAFYPADPKTGIRFRRADVGAGVEIPALAEFVVEISRGTVLGRDGTKVYTVEHVLAAVSGLGIDNLIIELSSDEPPIMDGSAGPFVAALQEAGLVEQDAPRDFLEVEKTLTYHNEKEGVDIVVVPSTEFRITYMIDYTHPSIGTQYTSMYSLDEFVPEFSTARTFCLLSETEQLKEKGLIQGGSLENAVVFVDRELDPSDLDRLKKIFHHENNVTLGNSTLDNRTLRFKNEPVRHKALDLIGDLALVGVPIKGHVLAARGGHSSHVEVARMLRKAYETQLMTRRFGSKGGRGYVFDAAAIEKLLPHRYPMLLVDRILELAPLERVVGIKNVTRNEPFFDGHFPGHPVMPGVLIIESMGQTGGVLLLNSVDDPESKVVYFTGLDNVKFRKTVIPGDQIKFTVNMLMFRRGLCKMHGEAQVDGVLVAEADMTAVVVDR from the coding sequence GTGACTGACAGGCAACGTACGATTGCGCGGCCCGCGCACCTTACCGGCACCGGTTTACACACAGGGCACCCCGTTCATCTGGCTTTCTACCCGGCGGACCCCAAGACTGGCATCCGCTTTCGCCGTGCCGACGTGGGGGCCGGTGTGGAGATTCCCGCGCTGGCGGAATTTGTGGTGGAAATTTCCCGGGGCACCGTACTGGGCCGTGACGGCACCAAGGTATACACCGTCGAACACGTGCTGGCGGCGGTTTCCGGGCTCGGAATTGACAATCTGATCATCGAACTGTCATCGGATGAGCCGCCAATCATGGACGGCAGCGCGGGGCCTTTCGTTGCCGCATTGCAGGAAGCGGGGCTTGTCGAACAGGATGCTCCACGGGACTTTCTGGAAGTCGAGAAGACGCTGACTTATCACAACGAGAAGGAAGGCGTAGACATCGTCGTGGTGCCTTCGACGGAATTCCGCATCACGTACATGATCGACTACACGCATCCGTCCATCGGAACGCAGTACACGTCGATGTACTCTCTGGATGAGTTTGTGCCCGAATTCAGCACGGCGCGCACGTTCTGCCTGCTGTCCGAAACCGAGCAGCTTAAGGAGAAGGGCCTGATTCAGGGGGGATCGCTGGAGAATGCCGTGGTCTTCGTGGACCGTGAACTGGACCCGAGCGATCTGGACCGGCTCAAAAAAATCTTCCATCATGAAAATAATGTGACGCTGGGCAACTCCACTCTGGACAACCGCACTCTGCGTTTCAAGAACGAGCCGGTTCGGCATAAGGCGCTGGACCTGATCGGCGACCTTGCGCTGGTGGGAGTTCCGATCAAGGGGCACGTGCTGGCGGCGCGCGGCGGACATTCATCCCACGTGGAAGTGGCCCGCATGTTGCGTAAGGCATATGAGACGCAGCTCATGACTCGGCGCTTCGGCAGCAAGGGTGGACGCGGGTATGTGTTCGATGCCGCGGCCATCGAGAAATTGCTTCCGCACAGGTACCCCATGCTGCTGGTCGACCGGATTCTCGAACTGGCGCCGTTGGAACGCGTGGTAGGTATTAAGAATGTGACGCGCAACGAACCGTTTTTCGACGGCCACTTCCCCGGACACCCGGTGATGCCCGGTGTACTGATTATCGAATCCATGGGACAGACCGGCGGCGTGCTATTGCTCAATTCCGTGGACGACCCAGAAAGCAAAGTAGTGTATTTTACCGGTCTGGACAATGTGAAGTTTCGCAAGACCGTCATTCCCGGCGACCAAATCAAGTTCACTGTAAACATGCTGATGTTCCGCCGCGGGCTGTGCAAGATGCATGGCGAGGCACAGGTGGACGGCGTGCTGGTGGCGGAAGCCGATATGACCGCAGTGGTAGTAGATCGTTAG
- the lpxD gene encoding UDP-3-O-(3-hydroxymyristoyl)glucosamine N-acyltransferase yields MSLSMTTAEVARFLNGRLIGRDDTVISGLAKIEEAGPHDLSFVANVKYVRYLETTQAGAVLVAPGARETSRTLIEVADPYVDFLRLLELFNPRKPWLEVGVHPTAVVAPDAMIGAGVTVGAFSYIGARSRIGAGSVVYPNTVIAADVTVGEQCEIHSRVSVREGVRLGNRVVLQDGAVIGSDGFGFAPSGEGYRKVPQLGTVVIEDDVEIGANTTIDRATLGETVIGSGTKLDNQIQVAHNVTIGSHTVIAAQTGVSGSTKIGSYCRFGGQIGVVGHIEIGDHVQVAARAGVGHDVLAGEVVAGSPSRPHSLWRRIEASLTRLPELFKRVRALEASVYGDQDKDKADS; encoded by the coding sequence TTGAGCCTTTCTATGACGACCGCCGAGGTGGCCCGTTTTCTGAACGGGAGGTTGATCGGCAGGGACGACACGGTGATCAGCGGTCTTGCAAAGATCGAAGAGGCGGGACCGCATGACCTGAGTTTTGTGGCGAACGTCAAATATGTGCGCTATCTGGAAACGACTCAGGCGGGGGCGGTACTCGTGGCCCCCGGTGCGCGGGAAACGTCGCGCACGCTGATTGAGGTGGCGGATCCTTACGTGGATTTTCTGCGGCTGCTCGAACTATTCAATCCCCGAAAGCCATGGCTTGAAGTGGGAGTTCACCCGACGGCGGTGGTTGCACCCGACGCGATGATCGGCGCAGGCGTAACCGTTGGAGCTTTTTCCTATATCGGAGCGCGCAGCCGGATTGGCGCGGGCAGTGTGGTGTACCCTAATACGGTGATTGCGGCTGATGTTACGGTTGGCGAGCAGTGCGAAATCCACTCGCGAGTGAGTGTGCGGGAAGGTGTACGCCTTGGGAATCGTGTGGTGCTGCAGGATGGCGCGGTGATCGGCAGCGATGGCTTCGGCTTCGCGCCCAGCGGTGAGGGCTACCGGAAGGTCCCGCAACTCGGCACGGTGGTGATTGAGGACGACGTCGAGATCGGCGCGAATACCACTATCGACCGTGCCACACTGGGCGAGACGGTGATTGGCAGCGGAACGAAACTGGATAATCAGATTCAGGTTGCGCACAACGTGACTATTGGATCACACACTGTGATCGCGGCCCAGACCGGCGTGTCGGGCTCCACCAAGATTGGGAGCTACTGCCGGTTCGGCGGGCAGATCGGAGTCGTGGGCCACATCGAGATCGGCGACCACGTACAGGTGGCGGCACGGGCGGGAGTCGGACATGATGTTCTCGCGGGCGAAGTGGTTGCGGGCAGCCCGTCGCGTCCGCACTCTCTATGGCGGAGAATCGAAGCCTCACTGACGAGGCTGCCGGAGTTGTTCAAACGCGTGCGCGCCCTTGAAGCAAGCGTATATGGTGATCAGGACAAAGACAAGGCGGATTCGTGA
- a CDS encoding OmpH family outer membrane protein translates to MMRRASFAILFCLVLFGGAGLTLAKELRIAYVDSDKILEANDDYRQAKQKLQDEERQYITQATSMEENVKQMADELKAQSLMLSDEARKEREQRFMDKQSELEKFRKDTWGEGGKLYNRNLELSKPILDKVNGAIQKISKENSYDFVFDASSSNIVFALPEHDITDQVIEALKKE, encoded by the coding sequence ATGATGCGTAGAGCAAGTTTTGCCATCCTCTTCTGCCTGGTTCTGTTCGGCGGCGCGGGTCTGACTCTGGCTAAGGAATTACGGATTGCGTACGTGGATTCGGATAAAATTCTCGAAGCCAATGACGATTACCGCCAGGCGAAACAAAAGCTTCAGGACGAGGAACGCCAGTACATTACGCAGGCGACGTCGATGGAAGAGAACGTGAAGCAGATGGCGGACGAACTGAAGGCGCAGAGCCTGATGCTGTCCGACGAGGCACGCAAGGAACGCGAGCAGCGCTTCATGGACAAGCAGTCGGAGCTGGAGAAGTTCCGCAAGGACACGTGGGGCGAAGGCGGAAAGCTCTACAACCGCAACCTCGAACTGTCTAAGCCGATTCTCGACAAGGTTAACGGCGCCATTCAGAAGATCAGCAAGGAAAACAGCTACGACTTCGTGTTCGACGCCTCGTCCTCGAACATCGTGTTTGCGTTGCCCGAGCATGACATCACGGACCAGGTGATTGAAGCCCTGAAGAAGGAGTAA
- the bamA gene encoding outer membrane protein assembly factor BamA translates to MNYRPNLRLSMLVAFLLLAFGVCLAQTQTKSGAPAQNRVRILGISIVGNQNTDAGLIRAHSGLSVGQEVTGDDIQTAIQQLWKLNLFSDVEVVEEREAPEGVYIGIHVKEMPRLERIDIKGNKKLKGDELDKLVQITKGQVIQPRDLVLLKNRLKKKYADMGYLLADVDVKTFSSTESGKVIVDVAIKEGTKVKIRKIDFEGNKAFSDRTLRGKLKDIHQKALFRSGEFKREKLDEDKQMVVDFYRSKGYRDFEIVSDTVLYSEDRRWITLDFKVNEGDVYHYGTFTWTGNKLFTDTELNARMRVSPGELYNAQKFQQSLADVGTGYYEKGYIYAAVNPSEKVKEGRVVDVQMDVVEGNEFKVNRIYVEGNTKTKERVIRRELVLYPGETFDVTKLQRSIREVNILNYFSSVAPDVVPINDNQVDLYLKVEEKSTDQANVSAGYSQTDGFIGAVGFQMNNLLGNGQQLALDWNFGKTYRAFSISFTEPWFRNHRTLVGGSFTDTHRGGSVYGFDEDIIGGSLRVGQRLRWPDDYFRLDYVYSLNRTKYSNFTAGFKTSNPRGLEEDVPRISSTLTQIITRDSRNDQEFPTRGSVTTLRGELTGGPLGGNDQYIKGEFNNQWYVPLAGDLVLAASTSSGVLDGLTRNPVDIPYFDYFFMGGAGLSLGTPLRGYDELKVGPQVRSATTGEVFAAGGKTLFKQSFELRYPIVRNPTIFVLGFSEAGNVWSSFGTTDLSNLRRSVGLGVRLFMPMIGMIGLDYGLGLDYYDARGLRTTRWVPHFQFGRGF, encoded by the coding sequence GTGAATTACAGACCAAACTTGCGTCTATCCATGCTCGTGGCGTTTCTGCTGCTCGCCTTTGGGGTGTGTCTGGCTCAGACGCAGACCAAATCCGGAGCCCCGGCGCAGAACCGCGTCCGCATCCTGGGCATCTCGATTGTGGGCAACCAGAACACCGATGCCGGACTGATCCGCGCACACTCCGGGCTGTCCGTAGGGCAGGAAGTGACCGGTGATGACATCCAGACCGCTATCCAGCAACTGTGGAAACTGAATCTGTTCTCAGATGTGGAGGTGGTGGAAGAGCGTGAAGCGCCGGAAGGCGTCTACATCGGCATTCATGTCAAGGAGATGCCGCGTCTCGAACGCATTGACATCAAAGGCAACAAGAAGCTGAAGGGCGACGAGCTGGACAAGCTGGTGCAGATTACCAAGGGGCAGGTGATCCAGCCGCGCGATCTGGTGCTGCTCAAGAACCGCTTGAAGAAGAAGTACGCGGACATGGGCTACCTTCTGGCCGATGTGGATGTGAAGACCTTCTCGTCGACCGAAAGCGGGAAAGTGATCGTGGACGTGGCGATTAAGGAAGGCACCAAGGTCAAGATCCGCAAGATTGACTTCGAGGGCAACAAGGCCTTCAGTGACCGGACCCTGCGCGGCAAATTGAAAGACATCCATCAGAAGGCGCTGTTCCGCAGCGGCGAGTTCAAGCGCGAGAAACTGGATGAAGACAAGCAGATGGTGGTGGACTTCTACCGCAGCAAGGGCTATCGCGATTTCGAAATCGTATCGGATACCGTCCTGTACAGCGAGGACCGCCGCTGGATCACGCTCGATTTCAAGGTGAATGAAGGGGACGTGTACCATTACGGCACCTTCACGTGGACGGGCAACAAGCTCTTCACGGACACCGAACTGAACGCGCGGATGCGGGTGTCGCCGGGCGAACTTTACAATGCCCAGAAGTTCCAGCAGAGTCTCGCGGACGTCGGCACGGGGTATTACGAGAAGGGCTATATTTACGCGGCGGTGAATCCGAGTGAAAAGGTGAAGGAAGGCCGCGTGGTGGACGTCCAGATGGACGTGGTGGAAGGAAACGAATTCAAAGTGAACCGGATCTACGTCGAGGGAAACACCAAGACGAAGGAGCGGGTCATCCGCCGCGAGCTGGTGCTGTACCCTGGTGAGACGTTTGACGTGACCAAGCTGCAGCGTTCGATCCGCGAAGTGAATATTCTGAATTACTTCTCGAGCGTTGCACCTGACGTGGTGCCGATCAACGACAATCAGGTGGACCTGTACCTGAAGGTGGAGGAGAAGTCCACCGACCAGGCCAATGTGTCCGCCGGTTACAGCCAGACGGACGGGTTCATCGGAGCCGTCGGGTTCCAGATGAACAATCTGCTCGGGAACGGTCAGCAACTCGCGCTGGACTGGAACTTCGGCAAGACCTACCGGGCGTTCTCGATCAGCTTCACCGAGCCGTGGTTCCGCAACCATCGCACTCTGGTGGGCGGGTCCTTTACGGACACGCACCGCGGCGGATCGGTCTACGGTTTCGATGAAGACATTATCGGCGGATCGCTGCGCGTCGGTCAGCGCCTGCGGTGGCCGGACGACTACTTCCGCTTGGATTATGTCTACAGCTTGAATCGCACCAAGTATTCGAATTTTACGGCTGGGTTCAAGACCAGCAACCCGCGCGGACTCGAAGAAGATGTGCCGCGTATTTCCTCGACCTTGACGCAGATTATCACCCGCGACAGCCGCAACGATCAGGAGTTTCCAACTCGCGGCTCGGTGACGACGCTGCGCGGAGAACTCACCGGAGGACCCCTTGGCGGCAACGACCAGTATATCAAGGGTGAGTTCAACAATCAGTGGTATGTGCCTCTGGCCGGCGATCTCGTGCTCGCCGCCAGCACCTCTTCGGGCGTGCTGGACGGACTCACGCGGAACCCGGTGGACATTCCCTACTTTGACTATTTCTTCATGGGCGGCGCGGGCCTGTCGCTGGGCACACCGCTGCGCGGGTATGATGAGTTGAAGGTCGGCCCACAGGTAAGGTCAGCCACAACCGGCGAAGTGTTCGCGGCAGGCGGAAAGACGCTCTTCAAACAGTCGTTTGAACTGCGGTATCCGATTGTGCGGAATCCGACCATCTTTGTACTTGGATTTTCCGAAGCGGGCAACGTCTGGAGCAGCTTCGGGACAACGGACCTGTCGAATTTGCGGCGGTCCGTCGGATTAGGCGTGCGGCTGTTCATGCCGATGATCGGCATGATTGGGCTGGACTACGGCCTGGGCCTGGATTATTATGATGCACGGGGGTTGCGGACGACGCGCTGGGTGCCTCACTTCCAGTTTGGCCGCGGTTTTTGA
- a CDS encoding translocation/assembly module TamB domain-containing protein: MKGTHEEKGTTRTARVLFAVAAVLALIAVAGYVTFSLAPVRRGLKSKFDELLLERLGPGTVVDQVSVGLKSVELSGVVFPLDKQGSRLRIRDIQIAITPFDILRRPELVERVVRSVRISGAEILIASGEAGEKDSTDSAWLPEIKVPGAVYAALGRLDSLKRVDLDGLRVLLQRTDQAPLTLCEVKGTVERRDGEVFRLNVAGRYLGDSSRTLDVTGAVAPRKKTLELQAVAGIPSGPVPGLGKSLPPVTTGGGRVSVRLTAADSSAILRGAASVDDIHVTTPAGVVEAKSLYASLAADSILIEPMTLALPYAGGEVGGVIVLRDKGRLNLNGEFASEDLAALRDVLKTMPPISGRVKSRVAIRGDFSAPLADVTLESDSLGAFDQAARNVRARVALTPARLDIETFSFETSEGTAELGGSLGLSPQPMWNVRGRFGFARVPTLLGWTSAVRELRFNAIGPLLSPSTSVTFVGADGGDVGTAGLRHSGDVWMLDVGTANGASHIEVQAGNDTTQVTAQNLQHVLTLLFPDVGAAISPLQEFDMKFAGDASGGLLAWDAQIKPDSVGLLPQIARDVHFSGRYDRTNPAHVAMSGKWSGTAGDGYPFEGRADVTLADRVLNIDRVFIDAAGELKGRVDIPNRTVDLELTVGDLDLDRLPLRPVTESALALKGTLSGVVKAWGTFDRPEWSADLSMINGSVFSVPGYWLNLDASGQGLAMTVHDFELGRDVRKIIEASGNVDFRASTIAVTAEVGSARAEDFLLALIGQEGILSGELTGRAAVSGALTRPDVEAEITVRNGELFNELQVDEFTATARMGENAAGERILRIPRAAFSKTNTYQFALSGDVIPKADGELHAHIEGKGDFLDLVDQLERSFRTMGSDGNLLMDFGGTLSHPRFLGGKLSVAKGMFAYPDATPSPVATEVNIELAPTGEVQTGKLSFRSGEQWVQIETLPDCDSSIFGLEPLIIPKPHVCLGVLKIESGDEGMPLHLPGLMKNDWTGTLVFGATAGRTVTISGYGENRLLIAGNAELRNSRITFPFVGGGGKPGAPPRKPRPVERWLLERLEQAKWNLDVAVGSGDRYDVELTSLKNSNLFGPLKNSVFFGTLADYFDHLSIDAMLDPGNTPLGIRGTIDDATFHLNGRASSLRGKVDYLDQTFNIDHVYADFDETAVMPVLEGRATTFGVDTVGRSIPVYLTLYQIDRETGTRQPRGRLDEMTVVLESDANQSPEQVLQLLGFNAGTDVRGKAEQLMASTVARALSRQWLSPLTRRLERWTLLDEITISPGGGRGSSLARQQRVRALQDSVQQTSAFRFFTGSQVTVGKYLTRDVFFTYTGELSEGALQLKDRLGLIHSWNLEYRINPLSRDLVLDLAVEYDEVERRRDESVSLKYFFALEP; this comes from the coding sequence GTGAAGGGAACGCACGAGGAGAAAGGGACGACTCGCACCGCGAGAGTACTGTTTGCTGTCGCTGCCGTTTTGGCGCTGATAGCCGTGGCGGGGTACGTCACTTTTTCTCTTGCGCCTGTTCGCCGCGGGCTCAAATCGAAGTTTGATGAGCTGCTGCTCGAACGGCTGGGACCGGGGACGGTCGTAGATCAGGTTTCGGTCGGGTTGAAGTCGGTCGAATTATCCGGCGTGGTTTTTCCGCTGGATAAGCAGGGATCGCGGCTGCGGATTCGTGATATCCAGATTGCAATCACGCCTTTCGACATTTTGCGCAGACCGGAGCTGGTGGAACGCGTTGTGCGTTCTGTGCGGATTTCGGGCGCGGAGATCCTGATCGCGAGCGGTGAAGCGGGGGAAAAGGATTCGACCGATTCGGCATGGCTGCCAGAGATTAAAGTTCCCGGAGCGGTGTATGCCGCGCTGGGCCGGTTGGACAGCTTGAAGCGCGTTGACCTCGATGGCTTGCGTGTCCTCCTGCAGCGGACGGACCAGGCGCCGCTCACGCTCTGTGAGGTGAAGGGGACGGTGGAGCGGCGGGACGGCGAGGTGTTTCGGCTTAACGTGGCGGGACGATACCTCGGTGACTCGAGCCGGACGCTGGATGTGACCGGTGCCGTTGCGCCGCGCAAGAAGACGCTGGAACTGCAAGCGGTCGCGGGCATTCCGTCCGGTCCGGTGCCCGGTTTGGGCAAGAGTCTTCCTCCGGTGACGACCGGGGGCGGCAGGGTCTCGGTGCGGTTGACAGCCGCCGATAGCAGCGCAATTTTGCGCGGCGCGGCGTCGGTGGACGATATCCATGTGACGACTCCCGCGGGGGTGGTCGAGGCAAAGTCCCTGTATGCTTCGCTTGCGGCGGACAGCATTCTGATCGAACCCATGACCCTTGCATTGCCATACGCCGGCGGTGAGGTCGGCGGTGTGATAGTGCTTCGGGACAAGGGTAGGCTGAACCTCAATGGTGAATTTGCTTCCGAAGATTTAGCGGCGCTGCGGGACGTCCTAAAGACGATGCCGCCGATCTCGGGCCGGGTGAAGAGTCGGGTTGCGATTCGCGGAGATTTTTCGGCGCCGCTGGCGGATGTAACTCTGGAGAGCGATTCGCTCGGAGCCTTCGATCAAGCGGCACGGAATGTGCGGGCTCGGGTGGCGCTGACTCCCGCAAGGCTCGACATTGAAACGTTTTCGTTTGAGACGAGCGAGGGTACAGCCGAACTCGGCGGATCACTGGGGCTGTCGCCGCAGCCGATGTGGAATGTGCGCGGGCGGTTTGGGTTTGCGCGAGTGCCGACCTTGCTGGGGTGGACATCGGCGGTGCGCGAATTGAGATTCAATGCCATCGGCCCGCTTTTGTCGCCAAGCACAAGCGTCACGTTTGTAGGCGCGGACGGCGGCGACGTCGGAACGGCAGGACTTCGGCACAGCGGCGATGTCTGGATGCTGGACGTGGGTACAGCCAATGGCGCCAGCCACATCGAGGTGCAGGCGGGGAACGACACCACGCAGGTTACCGCTCAGAATCTGCAGCATGTGCTGACGCTGCTTTTTCCCGACGTCGGTGCGGCGATCAGTCCCTTGCAGGAATTCGATATGAAGTTCGCGGGGGACGCGTCGGGCGGACTACTGGCGTGGGACGCGCAGATCAAGCCGGACTCGGTGGGACTGCTTCCGCAAATTGCGCGCGATGTCCATTTTTCGGGACGGTACGACCGCACGAATCCTGCGCATGTTGCGATGAGCGGTAAGTGGTCGGGCACGGCAGGGGACGGGTATCCGTTCGAAGGTCGCGCCGACGTGACGCTGGCGGACCGGGTGCTGAATATCGATCGCGTGTTCATTGACGCCGCGGGAGAGTTGAAAGGCCGAGTCGACATCCCCAACCGGACGGTGGATCTCGAACTGACGGTCGGGGATCTGGACTTGGACCGTCTGCCGTTGCGGCCTGTGACGGAGAGTGCGCTGGCCCTGAAGGGAACATTGTCAGGTGTGGTCAAGGCGTGGGGGACTTTCGACCGTCCCGAGTGGAGCGCGGACCTTTCCATGATCAACGGATCGGTCTTCAGTGTGCCGGGCTACTGGTTGAACCTCGATGCGTCCGGCCAGGGGCTGGCGATGACCGTTCACGATTTCGAACTGGGCCGGGATGTGCGCAAGATCATCGAAGCCTCCGGCAACGTGGATTTTCGAGCCAGCACGATTGCCGTGACTGCCGAGGTAGGTTCGGCGCGGGCGGAAGACTTTTTGCTGGCGTTGATTGGCCAGGAAGGCATTTTGAGCGGGGAATTGACGGGACGCGCCGCCGTCAGCGGAGCCCTCACGCGGCCTGACGTCGAAGCGGAAATAACGGTCCGCAACGGCGAACTGTTCAATGAGCTGCAAGTGGATGAGTTCACCGCTACCGCTCGCATGGGCGAGAACGCGGCGGGCGAGCGGATTCTCCGTATCCCGCGAGCTGCGTTCAGCAAGACAAACACCTACCAGTTTGCGCTGAGCGGCGACGTCATCCCCAAGGCCGATGGTGAGTTGCACGCACACATCGAAGGCAAGGGCGATTTCCTCGATCTGGTGGACCAGCTCGAGCGAAGCTTCCGCACGATGGGGAGTGACGGCAATCTGCTCATGGATTTCGGCGGTACGCTCAGCCATCCGCGATTTCTGGGTGGGAAGCTCTCCGTAGCGAAAGGAATGTTCGCCTATCCGGATGCCACCCCCAGCCCGGTTGCCACCGAGGTGAATATCGAATTGGCGCCGACTGGCGAGGTTCAGACCGGAAAGCTCAGCTTCCGTTCCGGCGAGCAATGGGTTCAGATCGAAACTCTACCGGATTGCGATTCGAGCATTTTCGGACTCGAGCCGCTGATCATTCCCAAACCTCATGTGTGCCTTGGCGTTCTCAAGATCGAGAGTGGCGACGAAGGAATGCCGCTGCATTTGCCCGGTCTGATGAAGAACGACTGGACGGGCACGCTGGTGTTTGGCGCGACCGCCGGCCGGACGGTCACCATTTCCGGGTACGGCGAGAATCGACTGCTGATTGCGGGCAACGCCGAACTGCGCAATTCGCGGATTACTTTTCCCTTTGTGGGTGGGGGCGGAAAGCCGGGCGCGCCGCCGCGCAAGCCACGGCCTGTGGAACGCTGGCTGCTGGAACGGCTGGAACAGGCCAAATGGAATCTCGATGTGGCCGTGGGCTCGGGCGACCGCTACGACGTGGAGTTGACGAGCCTCAAGAACTCCAACCTGTTTGGGCCGCTCAAGAACTCGGTGTTCTTCGGCACGTTGGCCGACTATTTCGACCATTTGTCGATTGACGCCATGCTGGATCCGGGGAATACCCCGCTGGGAATCCGGGGAACGATTGATGACGCGACATTCCATCTGAACGGCCGCGCGTCTTCGCTGCGGGGCAAGGTAGACTACCTCGACCAGACCTTCAACATCGATCACGTCTATGCCGACTTCGACGAAACAGCGGTTATGCCGGTGCTCGAAGGCCGGGCAACTACGTTCGGCGTGGATACGGTGGGACGATCCATTCCCGTCTACCTGACGCTCTATCAGATCGACCGCGAGACCGGAACCCGCCAGCCACGGGGGCGTCTCGATGAGATGACGGTGGTGCTCGAGAGTGATGCGAACCAGTCTCCGGAGCAGGTGCTGCAACTTCTGGGATTTAACGCGGGCACCGACGTTCGCGGCAAGGCCGAGCAGCTCATGGCGTCTACTGTGGCGCGAGCGCTCAGCCGGCAATGGCTGAGTCCGTTGACGCGACGGCTTGAGCGCTGGACGCTGCTGGATGAAATTACGATTTCGCCCGGCGGCGGGCGCGGATCTTCGCTGGCGCGCCAGCAGCGCGTTCGGGCCTTGCAGGACTCGGTGCAACAGACGTCCGCGTTCCGGTTTTTTACCGGTTCGCAAGTGACGGTGGGAAAGTATCTCACGCGCGACGTGTTCTTTACGTATACCGGAGAATTATCCGAAGGCGCGCTGCAATTGAAGGATCGCCTCGGCCTGATTCATTCGTGGAACCTTGAATATCGCATTAATCCGCTCTCGCGCGACCTTGTGCTGGACCTTGCCGTGGAATACGACGAGGTGGAACGGCGGCGCGACGAGTCCGTGTCTCTCAAATACTTCTTTGCGTTGGAGCCGTGA